In Candidatus Aminicenantes bacterium, a single genomic region encodes these proteins:
- a CDS encoding SDR family NAD(P)-dependent oxidoreductase: MAKDLKDKIVIITGAAGGIGSATARLLAGQGAVLVLTDIKKDELEALSRELQASGAKTLVHVHDVRDPASWQTLTDRVVAELGAIDILINNAGVVHPGAAEELPFEKLQQQIQVNLMGTINGCRAALRVMKPQGRGKIVNVASLGGIIPMSGEAIYSATKAAIRYYTLSLAAELHGSPVDIAVVCPDSVETPQLAYELQHDDAVLSFIGTAMKPEKVAKGIHRAIRKKKPEILVPGGFGSIYRLAMAFPRLYYMIYPSLKKMGGKNIQKKRQKAAKKD, translated from the coding sequence ATGGCCAAAGACCTCAAAGACAAAATCGTCATCATCACGGGCGCGGCCGGCGGCATCGGTTCGGCCACGGCCCGCCTCCTGGCCGGCCAAGGCGCTGTCCTCGTCCTGACCGATATTAAAAAGGATGAGCTCGAGGCTCTCAGCCGGGAGCTCCAGGCCTCGGGTGCCAAGACCCTTGTCCACGTCCACGATGTCCGCGACCCGGCTTCCTGGCAGACGCTGACCGACCGGGTCGTGGCCGAGCTGGGGGCGATCGACATCCTGATCAACAACGCCGGCGTCGTCCATCCCGGCGCGGCCGAGGAGCTGCCCTTCGAAAAGCTTCAGCAGCAGATCCAAGTCAACCTGATGGGGACGATCAACGGCTGCCGGGCCGCCCTGCGGGTCATGAAGCCCCAGGGCCGGGGCAAGATCGTCAACGTCGCCTCGCTCGGCGGCATCATCCCGATGTCGGGCGAGGCGATTTACAGCGCCACCAAGGCCGCCATCCGATACTACACCCTGTCGCTGGCGGCGGAGCTGCACGGTTCGCCGGTGGACATAGCGGTCGTCTGCCCAGACTCGGTCGAGACGCCCCAATTAGCCTACGAACTGCAGCACGATGACGCCGTGCTGTCGTTCATCGGCACGGCGATGAAGCCGGAGAAGGTCGCCAAGGGCATCCACAGGGCCATCCGCAAGAAAAAGCCCGAGATCCTCGTCCCCGGCGGATTCGGCTCGATCTACCGCCTGGCCATGGCCTTCCCCCGCCTCTACTACATGATCTATCCCTCGCTGAAAAAAATGGGCGGCAAAAACATCCAAAAGAAACGGCAGAAAGCCGCCAAAAAGGACTGA
- a CDS encoding CDP-alcohol phosphatidyltransferase family protein, giving the protein MADRSGLRIVPRFIDRGAVGLVDALAGAFIKLGLTPNAVTLLGLFVSWSAAYFLWQARPLPALLLGAACGGLDMLDGKIAVRTDRQTRFGALLDSSLDRYAEFAFYLALAAHFRDRWPLWAAFAAFLGSTMVSYVRARAEGLGFKCTAGLMQRADRFLVLGLACLAATFFPVFDPAMTTALVLIAAVSNATAIQRILLIRRLDRKISPH; this is encoded by the coding sequence ATGGCGGATCGCTCTGGCTTGCGCATCGTCCCCCGCTTCATCGACCGGGGTGCTGTCGGGCTGGTCGACGCGCTGGCCGGGGCCTTCATCAAGCTGGGGTTGACGCCCAATGCCGTCACCCTGCTGGGCCTGTTCGTTTCCTGGAGTGCTGCCTATTTTCTATGGCAAGCCCGGCCGCTTCCGGCCCTCCTCCTAGGCGCGGCCTGCGGCGGCCTGGATATGCTGGACGGCAAGATCGCCGTCCGGACCGATCGCCAGACGCGCTTCGGGGCCCTGCTCGATTCCAGCCTGGACCGTTACGCCGAATTCGCGTTCTATCTGGCCTTGGCCGCCCATTTCCGGGACCGCTGGCCGCTCTGGGCGGCGTTTGCCGCCTTCCTGGGCTCGACCATGGTCAGTTACGTCCGGGCCCGGGCCGAGGGGCTCGGGTTCAAGTGCACCGCGGGCCTGATGCAGCGGGCCGACCGGTTCCTGGTCCTGGGGCTGGCCTGCCTGGCCGCGACCTTTTTTCCGGTCTTCGATCCGGCCATGACAACGGCCCTCGTCCTGATCGCGGCCGTCTCCAACGCCACCGCGATCCAGCGCATCCTTCTCATCCGCCGCCTCGACCGCAAGATTTCCCCGCATTGA